The Humulus lupulus chromosome 4, drHumLupu1.1, whole genome shotgun sequence genome has a window encoding:
- the LOC133831752 gene encoding zinc finger protein ZAT11, protein MLMMMKKRMREEADDETSRLNTSIANCLMLLQSHNQIMTMNHNNNPSSVAVAATSSGHDFECKTCNKRFSSFQALGGHRASHKKPKLANDGDHHDHHGHEDEYNKKVVNKKHVCTICGVVFSMGQALGGHMRRHRAAMDNGVGFSSLLTAAAEEGGPVVVAPRNLPLVALKRSDSIRIKADSWLDLNLTPLENDLKILFGKMAPAPAVNSSFIF, encoded by the coding sequence atgttgatgatgatgaagaagagaatgagAGAAGAAGCAGACGACGAAACCAGTAGACTCAACACAAGCATCGCCAACTGTTTGATGTTATTACAGTCTCATAATCAGATCATGACGATGAACCATAACAACAACCCCTCCTCCGTCGCCGTCGCCGCCACCTCCTCCGGCCACGACTTCGAGTGCAAGACCTGCAACAAGCGATTCTCGTCGTTCCAAGCTCTGGGTGGCCACCGTGCCAGCCACAAGAAGCCCAAGCTGGCTAACGATGGCGACCACCATGATCATCACGGCCATGAAGACGAGTATAATAAGAAAGTAGTGAATAAAAAGCATGTGTGCACCATATGTGGGGTGGTTTTCAGCATGGGCCAAGCTTTGGGTGGCCATATGAGACGTCACAGAGCCGCCATGGATAACGGAGTAGGGTTTTCTTCTCTGCTTACTGCGGCGGCGGAAGAAGGGGGTCCGGTCGTGGTAGCTCCACGTAATCTTCCATTGGTAGCGTTGAAGAGATCTGATAGTATTAGAATCAAGGCTGATTCGTGGTTGGACTTGAATTTGACGCCATTGGAGAATGATTTGAAGATCTTGTTTGGGAAGATGGCACCAGCTCCTGCTGTTAATTCTAGTTTTATTTtctga